One window from the genome of Pandoraea fibrosis encodes:
- the bcsA gene encoding UDP-forming cellulose synthase catalytic subunit: MISDALRSLYRLGREMLIMRLEVPRRPDGRPPRLLQWMLAATLRFPDHRLWVSRVGDHGVARLAMRLDVRQIDQWRDWWLRMLFQPARRGRPDYPGRAFAWINERVTRRIDVPADASFWQIMGALCWRRADRRPAFPPYTAWLAFRNNNERVRLWLVQTLFGIPPDTPAQLAHRFDKQLERVMQWRVTSAVVAILGLIGVFWIVTTPFEPFEQLLFSICTLTLALVFRRLDSQYSVLVLIGLSLISTIRYVWWRLTQSLAFDTVAEAVGGYTLVAAEVYTWLILLFGYVQTVWPLHRRITPLPPDTREWPTVDIYIPTYNEGLDVVRPTVYAACGIDWPPEKLNIYLLDDGRREAMRDFAAQAGVHYMTRPDNRHAKAGNINHALGKTQGEFIAIFDCDHIPVRSFLQTTMGSFLKDARCSLVQTPHHFFSDDPFERNLATRGAVPNEGRLFYGIVQDGNDFWNASFFCGSCAVLRRTALDEVGGVAVETVTEDAHTALKMHRRGWNTVYLKVVQAAGLATESLSGHVGQRIRWARGMAQIFRVDNPLLGRGLKLGQRICYASAMLHFFYGIPRIIFLLAPICYLFFGLHIVQAAALSICAYVLPHIAHANIANSRIQGKYRHSFWSDVYEAVLAWYVALPTTVAFINPRYGKFNVTAKGGLIEQSFFDWTISKPYLVLLGFNLLGFLAGILRYFYGPAHETGALVFNLAWVSFNLAVLGAAVAVATEVKQVRRTHRVSMRMPATLYLPDGRTMACHTRDFSGGGLALQLPVPIDLGVGTEAQVALARGVNEYGFPVSVVGSRGHSLFLSFLPLTAEQDKHLVQFTFGRADAWRDWDAERTRDEPIKALFEMLGMGLRGYQVLANYLLSKLVTRWQNRLRGVRQM, translated from the coding sequence ATGATCAGCGATGCGCTGCGCTCGCTCTATCGGCTCGGCCGCGAGATGCTGATCATGCGTCTCGAGGTGCCCCGGCGACCTGACGGACGCCCGCCACGTCTGCTTCAGTGGATGCTGGCCGCGACCCTGCGCTTCCCCGACCACCGGCTGTGGGTGTCGCGAGTCGGCGATCATGGCGTGGCGCGTCTGGCGATGCGGCTTGATGTGCGCCAAATCGATCAGTGGCGCGACTGGTGGCTGCGCATGCTGTTCCAGCCCGCACGCCGGGGCCGACCGGACTATCCGGGACGTGCGTTCGCGTGGATCAACGAACGTGTCACGCGTCGGATCGACGTGCCGGCCGACGCCAGCTTCTGGCAGATCATGGGCGCGCTGTGCTGGCGCCGGGCCGACCGCCGGCCGGCGTTCCCACCGTATACAGCTTGGCTTGCGTTCCGGAACAATAACGAACGCGTGCGGCTGTGGTTGGTGCAGACGCTCTTCGGCATTCCGCCCGACACGCCTGCGCAACTTGCGCATCGCTTCGACAAGCAGCTCGAGCGGGTGATGCAATGGCGGGTGACCTCGGCCGTCGTTGCCATACTCGGGCTGATCGGCGTGTTCTGGATCGTGACCACACCGTTCGAACCGTTCGAGCAATTGCTGTTCTCGATCTGCACGCTCACGCTCGCGCTGGTGTTCCGCCGACTCGACAGCCAGTACTCCGTCCTCGTGTTGATTGGCCTGTCGCTGATTTCGACGATCCGTTATGTGTGGTGGCGTCTCACCCAGTCGCTGGCATTCGACACGGTGGCCGAGGCGGTGGGCGGATACACCCTTGTCGCCGCCGAGGTATACACGTGGTTGATCCTGCTGTTCGGCTACGTCCAGACGGTCTGGCCGTTGCACCGCCGCATCACGCCGCTGCCGCCGGACACGCGGGAATGGCCTACCGTCGACATCTATATCCCGACGTACAACGAGGGGCTCGACGTGGTGCGTCCGACCGTTTATGCGGCTTGCGGGATCGACTGGCCGCCCGAGAAGCTCAACATTTATCTGCTCGACGACGGACGCCGCGAAGCGATGCGCGATTTTGCCGCGCAGGCGGGGGTGCATTACATGACGCGCCCCGACAACCGCCACGCCAAGGCAGGCAATATCAACCACGCGCTGGGAAAGACACAGGGCGAATTCATCGCCATTTTCGACTGCGATCACATCCCTGTGCGCTCGTTCCTGCAGACGACGATGGGTTCGTTCCTCAAGGACGCACGTTGCTCGCTCGTGCAAACGCCGCACCACTTTTTCTCCGACGATCCGTTCGAGCGCAACCTCGCCACGCGCGGCGCGGTGCCCAACGAGGGGCGTCTGTTCTACGGCATCGTGCAGGACGGTAACGACTTCTGGAATGCCTCGTTCTTCTGCGGGTCGTGCGCGGTGTTGCGTCGCACCGCCCTCGATGAAGTCGGCGGTGTGGCCGTCGAAACCGTGACGGAAGACGCCCATACCGCGCTCAAGATGCACCGCCGTGGCTGGAATACGGTGTACCTCAAGGTCGTGCAGGCCGCCGGTCTGGCGACCGAATCGCTCTCCGGGCATGTGGGACAACGCATTCGGTGGGCGCGCGGCATGGCGCAGATCTTTCGCGTCGATAACCCGCTTCTCGGACGCGGCCTGAAACTCGGCCAGCGCATTTGTTACGCGAGTGCGATGCTGCATTTCTTCTACGGCATTCCGCGCATCATTTTCCTGCTGGCGCCGATCTGTTACCTGTTCTTCGGTCTGCACATCGTGCAGGCCGCCGCACTTAGCATCTGTGCTTACGTGCTGCCACACATTGCGCACGCGAACATCGCCAACTCGCGTATTCAGGGCAAGTATCGTCATTCGTTCTGGTCGGATGTCTACGAAGCGGTGCTGGCCTGGTACGTGGCGCTGCCGACGACGGTGGCGTTCATCAACCCGCGTTACGGCAAATTCAACGTGACCGCCAAGGGTGGGTTGATCGAGCAGAGCTTTTTCGACTGGACCATCTCGAAGCCTTATCTGGTGTTGCTCGGCTTCAACCTGCTGGGCTTTCTCGCGGGCATCCTGCGTTACTTCTACGGTCCGGCGCACGAGACCGGGGCGCTGGTTTTCAATCTGGCGTGGGTGTCGTTCAATCTGGCCGTGCTCGGCGCTGCGGTGGCCGTGGCAACCGAGGTGAAGCAGGTGCGCCGCACGCACCGCGTGTCGATGCGCATGCCCGCGACGCTCTATCTGCCCGATGGGCGCACGATGGCGTGCCATACGCGCGATTTTTCGGGCGGCGGTCTGGCGTTGCAACTGCCGGTGCCGATCGATCTGGGCGTGGGCACCGAAGCACAGGTCGCGTTGGCGCGGGGAGTGAACGAGTACGGCTTCCCGGTGAGCGTGGTCGGTTCACGCGGACATTCCCTGTTCCTCTCGTTCCTGCCGCTCACCGCTGAGCAAGACAAGCATCTCGTGCAATTCACGTTCGGCCGCGCCGACGCCTGGCGTGACTGGGATGCCGAACGCACCCGCGACGAGCCGATCAAGGCGCTCTTCGAAATGTTGGGGATGGGGCTGCGCGGCTACCAGGTGCTGGCGAATTACCTGCTGAGCAAGCTCGTCACGCGTTGGCAGAATCGTCTGCGTGGTGTGCGTCAGATGTAG
- a CDS encoding cellulose biosynthesis protein BcsC, whose amino-acid sequence MRTTLAIREAARQAREAHAAGDDAQSEQRYREALTMAGDDPELIGEVARARVSAGQPDQGLALMRDWLAAHAVKPQPDAQLRYAELLNTAERDAELGTFLTGIDPATLGADQRDEWQDLQDRLALRQADRARALGDFKTAREKLEPLLARQPPDKRAMSTLGDIYFDERRYDDARRIAQAQIRQDPSDQDARLSLVRVLYELQDDEAANRELDRALAEAPPDDVWTQLAVVRRLTSMERFDEAIALNDKLRAQFPETSAVTVQRGRIAQSQRHYNEAKGWYDQARKEEIVQGALPGYDGMTSAESAIDSLESRRNSYVAAGYEIDQKKGDGGISMFNARAVPLYGQYALGYDGHVFAQTDYVSADSGDLPLNGTSEFGTLPFLNVQSFRAANPGVLGDYGTKRQKAHGQALMLGYENDWIRADIGHTPIGFPISYVTGGVRLFGNLGRYNYWVDASRRPMTGSMVSYAGAYLPLPEIFGDGKWGGVRRDAITFHASRDFAKWGVFAEASVARLTGENVLNNSEVSARTGVDLPLIYKRDMRLNTGLTLFFDSFAQNERFYTYGHGGYYSPQTYVSLTLPLEWYGRTQRWSYYLRGSVSFSQSQEKSMPYFPTDGALQAASGNLTYGSGGGFGVGFSVLGRAEYWVNRHWVIGGQVQFERSDYYAPNRFLVYMRYHFDGRRGDVPMPPSPVRPIWSY is encoded by the coding sequence ATGCGCACGACGCTGGCGATTCGCGAGGCGGCACGTCAGGCCCGTGAAGCACATGCCGCGGGCGACGACGCGCAGAGCGAGCAGCGTTACCGCGAGGCGTTGACGATGGCCGGCGACGATCCGGAACTGATCGGCGAGGTGGCGCGCGCACGCGTGTCGGCCGGTCAACCCGATCAGGGCCTGGCCCTCATGCGCGACTGGCTTGCCGCCCACGCAGTCAAGCCACAACCCGACGCACAACTACGCTATGCGGAACTGCTCAATACGGCGGAGCGCGACGCCGAACTCGGCACCTTCCTCACGGGCATCGATCCGGCCACGCTCGGGGCCGATCAGCGCGACGAATGGCAGGATTTGCAGGACCGGCTGGCGTTGCGTCAAGCCGACCGGGCACGTGCGCTGGGCGACTTCAAGACAGCGCGCGAAAAGCTCGAGCCGTTGCTCGCGCGACAACCGCCCGATAAGCGCGCGATGTCGACGTTGGGCGATATCTATTTCGACGAACGCCGCTATGACGACGCCCGCAGAATTGCGCAAGCACAGATCCGTCAGGACCCGAGCGATCAGGACGCGCGCCTGTCGCTCGTGCGCGTGCTTTACGAACTTCAGGACGACGAGGCCGCGAACCGAGAACTCGATCGCGCGCTGGCCGAGGCGCCGCCGGACGACGTCTGGACTCAACTCGCGGTCGTGCGGCGCCTTACCTCGATGGAGCGCTTCGACGAGGCCATCGCGCTCAACGACAAGCTGCGCGCCCAATTCCCCGAGACGTCTGCCGTGACGGTGCAACGCGGGCGCATCGCGCAGTCCCAGCGTCATTACAACGAGGCGAAGGGATGGTACGACCAGGCCCGCAAGGAAGAGATCGTGCAGGGCGCGCTGCCCGGCTATGACGGCATGACGTCGGCCGAATCGGCGATCGACTCGCTGGAATCGCGTCGCAACAGCTATGTGGCGGCGGGCTACGAAATCGATCAGAAGAAGGGCGACGGCGGCATCTCGATGTTCAACGCGCGCGCTGTGCCACTGTATGGCCAATACGCGCTCGGCTACGACGGCCATGTGTTCGCGCAGACCGACTACGTCAGCGCAGACTCCGGCGACTTGCCGTTGAACGGCACCTCGGAGTTCGGCACGCTGCCGTTCCTGAACGTGCAGTCGTTCCGGGCGGCGAACCCCGGTGTGTTGGGCGACTATGGCACGAAGCGTCAGAAGGCGCACGGTCAGGCGCTGATGCTCGGGTATGAGAACGACTGGATTCGGGCCGACATCGGCCATACGCCCATCGGCTTTCCCATCTCCTACGTGACCGGTGGCGTGCGCCTGTTCGGCAACCTTGGACGTTACAACTACTGGGTCGATGCGTCGCGCCGGCCGATGACGGGCAGCATGGTCTCGTATGCCGGTGCCTATCTGCCGTTGCCCGAGATTTTCGGCGACGGTAAATGGGGCGGCGTGCGGCGCGACGCCATTACGTTCCACGCGTCGCGCGACTTCGCGAAGTGGGGCGTTTTCGCCGAAGCCAGTGTGGCGCGGCTCACGGGCGAAAATGTGCTGAACAACTCGGAGGTGTCGGCGCGCACGGGTGTCGATCTGCCGCTGATCTACAAGCGCGACATGCGCCTGAACACAGGCCTTACGCTGTTCTTCGACAGTTTTGCGCAGAACGAGCGCTTCTACACTTACGGCCATGGCGGGTACTACAGCCCGCAAACGTATGTCTCGCTGACGCTACCGCTGGAATGGTACGGACGCACGCAACGCTGGTCGTACTACCTGCGCGGTTCGGTGTCGTTCTCTCAGAGTCAGGAGAAGTCCATGCCGTACTTCCCGACAGATGGCGCACTGCAAGCGGCCAGCGGCAACCTCACCTACGGCTCGGGGGGCGGCTTCGGTGTCGGCTTCTCGGTGCTCGGCCGCGCGGAGTACTGGGTCAACCGTCATTGGGTCATCGGCGGTCAGGTGCAGTTCGAGCGCTCCGACTACTACGCGCCGAATCGCTTCCTCGTCTACATGCGTTATCACTTCGACGGCCGTCGCGGTGACGTGCCGATGCCGCCTTCACCGGTACGGCCGATCTGGAGTTACTGA
- a CDS encoding cellulose synthase operon protein YhjQ/BcsQ, which yields MLTLIAVVSSAGGAGRSTVTAHLSMQLAQAAHPVAVLELDAQNSIGALLGLRETCGKGVLSPGVAPDSWRSVLCDTPAGVSLLSAGRTDATTLAALGQWLQQDTGGLRRQLDALGLAAGTRVLIDTQRLPDVVAQAAMAAADLVLGVVPVTTTGYVTQPDLMAASAGRALMVPNLAAASSALNNDLLHLMQTRAGDAIVPLRIHRDDAVGTAAASAQTLAAAGPGSQAALDFVHLAAWLLRVTTPGETSSAGAGRESP from the coding sequence ATGCTGACGCTCATCGCCGTTGTCTCCAGTGCCGGTGGGGCAGGGCGCAGCACGGTCACAGCGCATCTGTCCATGCAACTCGCACAGGCTGCCCATCCCGTCGCAGTGCTCGAACTCGACGCCCAGAACAGCATCGGCGCATTGCTGGGGCTGCGAGAGACGTGTGGCAAAGGTGTGCTGTCGCCGGGTGTCGCACCGGACAGTTGGCGCAGCGTGTTGTGCGACACCCCGGCCGGCGTGTCGTTGCTGAGCGCCGGACGCACCGACGCGACGACGCTCGCGGCACTCGGCCAATGGTTGCAGCAGGACACCGGAGGGCTGCGGCGTCAGCTCGACGCGCTCGGGCTGGCCGCGGGCACACGGGTGCTCATCGACACGCAACGCTTGCCCGATGTGGTGGCGCAAGCGGCGATGGCGGCGGCTGATCTCGTGCTCGGGGTGGTACCCGTGACGACCACGGGCTATGTCACGCAGCCGGATCTGATGGCGGCCAGCGCGGGCCGGGCGCTGATGGTGCCCAATCTGGCGGCGGCCAGTTCCGCGCTCAACAACGATCTTTTGCATCTGATGCAAACGCGTGCGGGCGACGCCATCGTGCCGCTGCGAATTCACCGTGACGACGCCGTCGGTACGGCGGCGGCGAGCGCTCAGACGTTGGCCGCCGCAGGCCCAGGATCTCAGGCAGCACTCGATTTCGTGCATCTGGCGGCGTGGCTGCTGCGCGTGACAACGCCCGGCGAGACTTCGTCGGCCGGTGCGGGGAGGGAAAGCCCATGA
- the bcsG gene encoding cellulose biosynthesis protein BcsG produces MGIWNLYFILKLLLLWAGIIGFHMLPNFIFAVLLTIRLRPRWARIARQVIAIPAGAALLYYDSNLPPFARFIEQLPALLQFRFSYIIELLGRFVSARDWLLLAIMVLVYWIVNRWVRVTTFVLLALLIVPGVLRVGTLVSVSPVVAAQGDTSAVTAGAGAGATGAAGGGATAGAAGEFVAGDGEVPPGANPNAALNSFYARELTRSVSLPAQAGAGPDFDIIFLHICSLAQDDLDVDNLNNQPLLSRFDFVFKNFNSAASYSGPAAIRVLRAGCGQPTHKALYDPAGPQCYVMSDLKQLGFTPTLALNHDGHFDNFMQEVQQNFNVQGITPFDNTHARVAMRAFDETPIRSDGDVLQSWWKQRTAQPDKRVALYYNTISLHDGNRLEGSKLSSAQSYPLRAKAMFDDFSQFIDTIAKSGRKAVVVFVPEHGAALRGSKLQISGMREIPLPEITHVPVAVKLVGFGNDATAAHGTPITISTPTSYLALMTLVSHLVANNPFAGTPDLAQYANDLPQTAFVSANEQTTVMRYDGKMLIRGADGVWLDLKSLE; encoded by the coding sequence ATGGGCATCTGGAACCTCTATTTCATCCTGAAGCTGTTGCTGCTGTGGGCGGGCATCATCGGTTTTCACATGCTGCCGAACTTCATCTTCGCGGTGTTGCTCACGATCCGGCTGCGTCCTCGTTGGGCGCGCATCGCGCGACAGGTCATCGCCATTCCTGCGGGCGCTGCACTCCTTTACTACGATTCGAACCTGCCGCCGTTCGCCCGCTTCATCGAGCAATTGCCCGCGCTGCTGCAATTCCGTTTCTCCTACATCATCGAACTGCTGGGCCGCTTCGTGTCGGCGCGGGACTGGCTGTTGCTTGCGATCATGGTGCTCGTGTACTGGATCGTGAATCGTTGGGTGCGCGTGACGACTTTCGTGCTGTTGGCCCTGCTGATCGTGCCGGGCGTGCTGCGCGTCGGCACGCTCGTATCGGTCTCGCCGGTAGTGGCCGCGCAGGGCGACACCTCGGCGGTGACGGCAGGGGCGGGTGCGGGAGCGACAGGTGCCGCAGGCGGGGGGGCGACAGCGGGGGCGGCTGGCGAATTCGTGGCGGGCGACGGTGAGGTGCCGCCCGGAGCGAACCCGAACGCGGCGCTCAACAGCTTTTACGCGCGCGAACTGACGCGCTCCGTCTCGTTGCCGGCGCAGGCCGGGGCCGGACCGGACTTCGACATCATCTTCCTGCATATCTGCTCGCTCGCACAAGACGATCTGGACGTCGACAATCTCAACAACCAGCCGTTGCTCTCACGTTTCGACTTCGTCTTCAAGAACTTCAACTCGGCGGCGAGCTACAGTGGACCGGCGGCCATTCGGGTGTTGCGCGCGGGCTGCGGCCAGCCGACGCACAAGGCGCTGTACGATCCTGCCGGCCCGCAGTGTTATGTGATGAGCGACCTGAAGCAACTCGGCTTTACGCCCACGCTCGCCTTGAACCACGACGGGCACTTCGACAACTTCATGCAGGAAGTGCAACAGAACTTTAACGTTCAGGGCATCACGCCATTCGACAACACGCACGCGCGAGTGGCGATGCGAGCCTTCGACGAAACGCCGATCCGCTCGGACGGCGACGTGTTGCAATCGTGGTGGAAGCAACGCACGGCGCAGCCGGACAAGCGCGTGGCGCTCTACTACAACACGATCTCCCTGCACGACGGCAACCGTCTCGAAGGCTCGAAGCTCTCCAGCGCACAGAGCTATCCGCTGCGGGCCAAGGCCATGTTCGACGACTTCAGTCAGTTCATCGACACCATTGCGAAGTCGGGCCGCAAGGCGGTCGTCGTGTTCGTGCCGGAGCACGGGGCCGCGTTGCGCGGCAGCAAGTTGCAGATCTCGGGGATGCGCGAGATCCCGCTGCCGGAGATCACGCATGTGCCGGTTGCGGTCAAACTGGTGGGCTTCGGTAACGATGCGACGGCGGCACACGGCACGCCGATCACGATTTCCACGCCCACGAGCTATCTGGCGCTCATGACGCTCGTCTCGCATCTGGTGGCGAACAATCCGTTCGCGGGCACGCCGGATCTGGCGCAGTATGCCAATGATTTGCCGCAGACGGCTTTCGTGTCGGCGAACGAGCAGACGACCGTCATGCGATATGACGGCAAGATGCTCATTCGCGGGGCTGACGGCGTCTGGCTGGACCTGAAATCGCTGGAGTAG
- a CDS encoding aldo/keto reductase, whose amino-acid sequence MQYTKFGRTGLTVSRLCLGTMTFGLQTEEAASHAILDRTSDAGVNFIDIADVYPLGADTSLAGRTEEIVGRWLKGRRDKFIVATKACGQMGPSPWDKGASRKHLLDAIDASLNRLGTDYVDLYQLHSDDTDTPIDETLEALDTIVKSGKARYIGVSNYLAYRLARALGRADVLRVARFVSVQPRYNLLFRQIERELLPLASEEGLAVIPYNPLAGGLLTGKYRHDAAPSEGRFTTATVGKAGAMYQQRYWHEREFETIETLKGIAKDAGESLTRLSLAWVLANPVVTSAIIGASRVEQLTETLGTIDYTLAPDLKAKLDEASHAYRWGDAAR is encoded by the coding sequence GTGCAATACACGAAATTCGGCCGCACCGGCCTGACCGTTTCCCGCCTGTGTCTGGGTACCATGACGTTCGGTCTCCAAACCGAAGAAGCCGCGAGCCACGCGATTCTCGACCGCACGTCCGACGCAGGTGTCAACTTCATCGATATCGCCGACGTCTATCCGCTTGGCGCCGATACGTCGCTTGCCGGGCGTACCGAAGAGATCGTCGGCCGCTGGCTCAAGGGACGTCGCGACAAGTTCATCGTTGCCACCAAAGCGTGCGGTCAGATGGGACCCTCGCCGTGGGACAAGGGCGCGTCGCGCAAGCACCTGCTGGACGCCATCGATGCCTCGCTGAACCGTCTGGGCACCGACTACGTCGATCTCTATCAGTTGCATTCCGACGACACCGACACGCCGATCGACGAGACGCTCGAGGCGCTCGACACCATCGTGAAATCGGGCAAGGCACGCTATATCGGCGTATCGAATTACCTTGCCTATCGCCTCGCGCGGGCGCTGGGCCGTGCCGACGTGCTGCGCGTTGCGCGTTTCGTGTCGGTGCAACCCCGCTACAACCTGCTGTTTCGCCAGATCGAACGCGAACTGTTGCCGCTCGCGAGCGAAGAAGGGTTGGCCGTCATTCCTTACAACCCGCTGGCGGGCGGCTTGCTGACCGGCAAGTACCGGCACGACGCCGCGCCCAGCGAAGGGCGCTTCACTACCGCCACGGTCGGCAAGGCCGGCGCCATGTATCAGCAACGCTATTGGCACGAGCGCGAGTTCGAGACCATCGAGACGCTCAAGGGAATCGCGAAAGATGCCGGCGAGTCGTTGACGCGTTTGTCGCTCGCCTGGGTACTCGCGAATCCCGTCGTGACATCGGCCATCATCGGTGCCAGCCGCGTCGAGCAACTCACGGAAACGTTGGGGACCATCGACTACACGTTGGCGCCGGACCTCAAGGCGAAGCTCGACGAAGCGTCGCATGCCTATCGCTGGGGTGACGCGGCGCGGTAA
- a CDS encoding cation diffusion facilitator family transporter, whose protein sequence is MPNSPYDTHHHSHEGHGHAHAGHRHAGHSHADGVTDQKRIGIAFVLIALFMIVEIVGGLLSGSLALLADAGHMVSDAAALAFSWIAIHYGKRPATLQLTYGYKRLEVLAAFVNGCALFVIAAWIVIEAIRRFTAPVPIVGKTMLIVAFAGLLANIAAFMVLHGGNRENLNMRGAWLHVLGDMLGSAAATVAAGVILLTGWMPIDPLLSIFVAVIILKSAWGIVKSSAHILLEGTPDSLNPNDIKTDLESTVTEVRSVHHIHAWSITGERHMITLHAVPALGVSASDAMTAVQQRLATRFNVEHATIQIEDGECPDGHDDVHCGRASSGQHSHE, encoded by the coding sequence ATGCCAAACTCACCGTACGACACACACCACCATAGCCACGAAGGGCATGGTCACGCGCACGCAGGACATCGCCACGCGGGGCATAGCCATGCCGACGGTGTGACCGATCAGAAACGGATCGGCATTGCCTTCGTGCTCATCGCGCTATTCATGATCGTCGAGATCGTCGGGGGCCTGCTCTCGGGCTCGCTGGCGCTGCTGGCCGATGCCGGTCATATGGTGAGCGACGCCGCTGCACTCGCTTTCAGTTGGATCGCCATCCATTACGGCAAGCGGCCGGCAACCTTGCAACTGACGTATGGTTACAAGCGGCTTGAAGTGCTGGCAGCGTTCGTGAATGGCTGCGCGCTTTTCGTCATCGCCGCATGGATCGTGATCGAGGCAATCCGGCGTTTTACGGCACCCGTACCGATTGTCGGCAAGACAATGCTCATCGTGGCATTTGCGGGACTGCTTGCGAATATTGCCGCGTTCATGGTGCTGCATGGCGGCAACCGCGAGAACCTGAACATGCGCGGCGCGTGGCTTCACGTGCTGGGCGACATGCTGGGCTCGGCGGCAGCCACTGTCGCAGCCGGCGTCATTCTTCTCACGGGCTGGATGCCAATCGACCCGCTGCTATCGATCTTCGTGGCAGTGATCATCCTGAAGAGCGCGTGGGGGATCGTGAAGTCGTCCGCACATATTCTGCTCGAAGGCACGCCCGACTCGCTCAACCCGAATGACATCAAGACGGATCTGGAGTCGACGGTCACCGAAGTGCGGAGCGTTCACCACATTCATGCGTGGTCGATTACGGGCGAGCGTCACATGATTACCCTGCACGCGGTGCCGGCCCTCGGGGTGAGCGCGAGCGATGCCATGACTGCGGTGCAACAGCGGCTGGCGACGCGCTTCAATGTCGAGCACGCCACGATTCAGATCGAAGATGGGGAGTGCCCGGATGGGCATGACGACGTGCATTGCGGGCGTGCCTCGTCCGGGCAGCATTCTCACGAATAA
- a CDS encoding universal stress protein: MTKRILLATDGSESSRRALREAAAFARNGDAIRVIHTVEDPVNFLTSAFGKLIDLEQVRRDMQREGEEHLARAVLYLREEGFDAQAHLLDLRTTGETVPEAMTREAYEWGADIIIVGTHGRSGVRRAMLGSIAEQILRSAEVPVMLVSGEARPHLPLRSGGHYERLLVALDDSETSRRAFEYALALARTHGASLRVVHVLDLPGPFLAGFDPEPLLEAVRAVAEQVKRWATQKLHDAEVPSEVEMREIQPVGEGVADQIIAAGRDADVDVIVLGTHGRRGFRRFTLGSVAEDTARHAGRPVLLLPAHAPVE, encoded by the coding sequence ATGACCAAACGCATTTTGCTGGCAACCGACGGTAGCGAATCTTCGCGCCGTGCGCTGCGTGAGGCTGCGGCCTTCGCGCGCAACGGCGACGCGATCCGCGTGATTCATACGGTGGAAGACCCCGTCAATTTCTTGACGTCGGCTTTCGGTAAGCTCATCGATCTGGAGCAGGTGCGCCGCGACATGCAGCGCGAGGGCGAAGAGCACCTCGCGCGTGCGGTGCTGTACCTGCGTGAGGAGGGGTTCGACGCGCAAGCCCATCTGCTCGATCTGCGCACGACGGGCGAAACCGTTCCCGAGGCCATGACGCGCGAGGCCTACGAGTGGGGCGCCGACATCATCATTGTGGGTACGCACGGCCGTAGCGGCGTGCGGCGCGCCATGCTGGGCAGTATTGCCGAGCAGATTCTGCGTAGCGCGGAGGTGCCTGTGATGCTGGTGTCGGGGGAGGCAAGGCCGCACCTGCCACTTCGCTCGGGCGGGCATTACGAGCGGCTTCTCGTGGCGCTGGACGACAGCGAGACATCGCGCCGTGCGTTCGAATACGCGCTAGCGCTTGCCCGGACACACGGAGCATCGTTGCGCGTTGTGCATGTCCTGGACCTGCCGGGACCGTTTCTGGCCGGCTTCGATCCGGAGCCATTGCTCGAGGCGGTGCGTGCGGTGGCGGAACAGGTGAAACGCTGGGCGACGCAGAAATTGCATGACGCCGAGGTGCCGAGCGAGGTCGAGATGCGGGAGATCCAGCCGGTGGGCGAGGGCGTTGCCGATCAGATCATCGCGGCGGGCAGGGATGCCGACGTCGATGTCATCGTCCTCGGCACGCATGGCCGCCGGGGTTTCCGCCGCTTCACGCTGGGCAGTGTGGCGGAAGACACGGCCCGTCACGCGGGCCGTCCGGTATTGCTATTGCCTGCGCACGCCCCCGTGGAGTGA